Proteins from a single region of Macaca nemestrina isolate mMacNem1 chromosome 13, mMacNem.hap1, whole genome shotgun sequence:
- the LOC105490129 gene encoding transmembrane protein 182 isoform X2, whose product MRLNIAIFFGALFGALGVLLFLVAFGSDYWLLATEVGRCSGEQNIENVTFHHEGFFWRCWFHGIVEENDSSIWKFWYTNQPPSKNCTHAYLSPYPFMRGEHNSTSYDSAVRFLGFEGLGPLSLKTCVVWMLLPIKSCRRHLTHICQNLGVMWNGLRSIQAYLSLVREEMDGIGKNRRNSFVLQTSYKTMLLPQHSYFYKMN is encoded by the exons ATGAGACTAAATATCGCTATCTTCTTTGGAGCTCTCTTTGGTGCTTTGGGGGTATTACTCTTTTTGGTGGCTTTTGGATCGGATTATTGGCTTCTTGCAACCGAAGTGGGGAGATGTTCAGGTGAACAGAAC ATAGAGAACGTCACTTTTCACCATGAAGGGTTCTTCTGGAGGTGTTGGTTTCATGGGATTGTGGAAGAGAATGACTCCAGTATTTGGAAGTTCTGGTACA CCAATCAGCCACCATCCAAGAACTGCACACATGCTTACCTGTCTCCATACCCCTTCATGAGAGGCGAGCACAACTCCACCTCCTATGACTCTGCAGTCA GGTTCCTTGGGTTCGAAGGACTGGGGCCACTTTCCTTGAAAACATGTGTGGTATGGATGCTCCTTCCCATTAAAAGCTGCAGAAGGCACCTCActcacatttgtcaaaaccttgGTGTCATGTGGAACGGACTTAGAAGTATACAAGCCTACCTGTCACTAGTAAGAGAAGAGATGGATGGCATAGGAAAGAATAGGAGAAACTCTTTTGTTTTACAGACAAGTTACAAAACGATGCTCCTTCCCCAACATTCTTACTTTTATAAAATGAACTGA